Proteins encoded in a region of the Pseudothermotoga elfii DSM 9442 = NBRC 107921 genome:
- a CDS encoding GntR family transcriptional regulator, whose translation MDKEYPIPLYYKVYQNLRQKILDGVYKPGDRIPPESELVQIYNVSRLTVRRALEELRSEGFITRAKGRGTFITGKKEEEQMNVLKGFTDKAKEEGFAVKSIVLENKLVEVPPDLAEVFAIDQGTMVILLKRVRYMNEEPVAIESAYLNTSVDVRLLNILKRDMSKESLYDFLRADLKLPLLRAYEILEVTQVSGMDAKYLNVSAGLCALLRKRYTYTTANKCLEFVRSIYRGDKYRFKIELKTTGVFEK comes from the coding sequence ATGGATAAAGAATACCCCATTCCGCTTTATTACAAAGTTTATCAGAATTTGAGGCAGAAAATTCTTGATGGTGTCTACAAACCAGGTGATAGAATACCACCCGAATCTGAGCTGGTGCAAATCTATAATGTGAGCAGATTAACAGTTAGAAGAGCTCTTGAGGAATTGAGATCAGAAGGTTTTATAACGAGAGCAAAGGGCAGAGGTACTTTTATCACTGGTAAGAAAGAAGAAGAGCAGATGAATGTACTTAAAGGTTTCACTGACAAAGCGAAAGAAGAAGGATTCGCCGTAAAATCCATCGTTCTTGAAAACAAATTGGTGGAGGTTCCACCAGATCTTGCAGAGGTATTTGCGATTGACCAGGGGACAATGGTTATATTGCTGAAACGAGTGCGTTATATGAACGAAGAGCCCGTGGCAATAGAAAGTGCTTATTTGAATACTTCTGTTGATGTCAGATTACTGAATATCCTGAAAAGAGATATGTCAAAGGAATCTCTCTATGATTTTTTAAGAGCAGATTTGAAATTGCCGCTTTTGAGGGCATACGAGATTCTTGAGGTCACGCAAGTATCTGGCATGGATGCTAAATATTTGAATGTTTCAGCAGGCCTGTGCGCTTTGCTTAGAAAACGTTACACTTACACTACAGCTAACAAATGCCTGGAATTTGTCAGATCTATTTATAGAGGAGACAAATACAGATTCAAAATCGAACTAAAAACAACTGGTGTTTTTGAAAAATGA
- the murQ gene encoding N-acetylmuramic acid 6-phosphate etherase: MSLSNLPTEMVNPKTRNLDARDTFEILKLINEEDALVALAIREVLAEIDKVVQMCINCLEKNGRVFYVGAGTSGRVAYVDAVELIPTYSLQEGVFIPIIAGGTQALGKSVEGVEDDEEGGKNDLFFYKPSEKDVVIGIAASGRTPYVAGALRYAKQCGCKTALICNVRKPLLAEYADVVIAAETGPEVVAGSTRMKAGTAQKMILNMISTTVMVKMGKVYDNLMVDVMVLNEKLRERAQNIVTHITGVDKQTAEIYLKKADYNVKVAVLMILSKNDVEECRKILQDQSNLRKALQIAVR, translated from the coding sequence ATGAGTCTGTCCAATTTACCTACAGAAATGGTGAATCCCAAAACAAGAAATCTTGATGCGAGAGATACTTTCGAAATACTCAAACTCATTAACGAAGAAGACGCACTTGTGGCTCTCGCAATAAGAGAGGTGTTGGCAGAAATAGATAAGGTTGTCCAAATGTGTATAAACTGCCTTGAAAAGAACGGACGCGTATTTTATGTAGGAGCTGGAACGAGTGGTAGAGTTGCATATGTAGATGCTGTTGAATTGATTCCCACTTACAGCCTGCAGGAGGGTGTATTTATTCCAATAATAGCGGGTGGCACTCAAGCACTTGGAAAATCTGTAGAAGGCGTAGAAGATGATGAAGAAGGTGGAAAAAATGATCTATTTTTCTACAAACCTTCTGAAAAAGATGTTGTTATTGGAATAGCTGCCAGTGGAAGGACACCTTATGTAGCAGGTGCTTTAAGATATGCTAAGCAGTGTGGTTGTAAAACCGCTCTGATATGTAATGTGAGAAAACCTCTTCTGGCCGAATACGCTGATGTTGTGATTGCTGCTGAAACTGGGCCAGAGGTTGTAGCGGGCAGCACGAGAATGAAAGCCGGCACAGCGCAGAAGATGATTCTAAATATGATAAGTACAACTGTTATGGTTAAGATGGGCAAGGTTTACGACAACCTCATGGTTGATGTTATGGTTTTAAATGAAAAACTTAGAGAAAGAGCTCAGAATATAGTTACTCACATAACAGGTGTAGATAAACAGACAGCAGAGATTTATTTAAAGAAAGCTGATTACAATGTGAAAGTAGCGGTATTGATGATTTTGTCAAAAAATGATGTCGAGGAATGCAGAAAAATACTACAAGATCAATCAAATCTTAGAAAAGCTTTACAGATAGCAGTTAGATAA
- the nagZ gene encoding beta-N-acetylhexosaminidase gives MSLESLAGELFMVGIDGTELTDETARVLEQVKPGFIILFSRNIESPEQLYQLIKELRKVVKKPVVFSIDQEGGIVTRLRNGFTVSCGAMALAATKDENNAYLAGKILALEMKSLGITWNLAPVLDINDNPNNPGIGVRSFGDTPQKVIKFAKAFYKGLSEESVAACGKHFPGKGSVEVDAHLDMPVLQKSLEELKRWELIPFVELMKEGLESIMPSHIHLPQLQPDRLPATVSKEILTDLLRKTLNYHGIAVADDLLMGGITKAMSVEDAVINSFKSGMDVLSLCHEPQAQISAKKALLEQIKKNPELEKRLSESLGRIKNFKEKFYLKTFPDEISFDFSDHEKIMDKIAEQSITLVSDEDKMIPLELSVNDCVITVKTSRLVQVQETQTGIPWVAKELSEKFGCELLVVDKDSKLVKKGKKCVFFTENAHLSTWQSRLLEQARSNFRQLLVVAMRNPYDCFLVNSSSICSYSYEMVSQRALFKVLLGEIKPLGELPVEVFK, from the coding sequence ATGAGCTTAGAAAGCCTTGCTGGGGAGCTTTTTATGGTTGGTATAGATGGTACGGAATTAACTGATGAGACTGCGCGCGTTCTTGAGCAGGTTAAACCTGGTTTTATCATACTTTTTTCAAGAAACATTGAATCTCCGGAGCAACTTTACCAGCTGATCAAAGAGCTCAGAAAAGTTGTCAAAAAGCCTGTAGTCTTTTCCATAGATCAGGAAGGAGGAATTGTAACAAGGCTTAGAAATGGATTTACAGTGAGCTGTGGAGCGATGGCCCTTGCGGCGACGAAAGATGAAAACAATGCATATCTCGCTGGGAAGATTCTGGCTTTGGAAATGAAATCTCTTGGAATTACGTGGAATCTTGCCCCGGTGCTTGATATAAATGACAATCCGAATAACCCGGGAATTGGAGTGAGAAGTTTTGGGGACACACCGCAAAAAGTGATAAAGTTCGCCAAGGCTTTTTACAAGGGTTTAAGCGAGGAATCAGTCGCAGCCTGCGGTAAGCATTTTCCTGGAAAAGGAAGTGTGGAAGTTGATGCGCACTTAGATATGCCTGTTTTGCAAAAATCTCTTGAAGAACTCAAAAGATGGGAATTGATACCCTTTGTTGAGCTTATGAAAGAAGGTTTAGAAAGTATCATGCCGAGCCATATACATTTACCACAATTGCAACCAGACAGGCTGCCAGCTACGGTTTCAAAAGAAATACTCACAGATTTGCTCAGAAAAACGTTGAACTATCATGGTATAGCTGTGGCTGATGATCTGTTGATGGGTGGCATAACAAAAGCTATGTCTGTTGAAGATGCGGTGATTAATTCATTCAAATCAGGTATGGATGTTTTAAGTTTATGTCATGAACCACAGGCTCAAATTTCTGCCAAAAAAGCTTTACTTGAGCAGATAAAGAAAAATCCTGAGCTTGAAAAAAGGTTATCTGAATCTCTTGGAAGAATTAAAAATTTTAAAGAGAAATTCTATTTAAAAACGTTTCCCGATGAAATATCATTTGATTTTTCTGATCATGAAAAGATCATGGACAAAATAGCAGAACAATCTATAACTCTTGTGAGCGATGAAGATAAGATGATTCCTCTTGAGTTATCTGTGAATGATTGTGTGATCACTGTGAAAACAAGCAGGCTTGTTCAGGTTCAGGAAACTCAAACGGGTATTCCATGGGTTGCGAAGGAATTGTCAGAAAAATTTGGTTGTGAATTGTTGGTGGTTGATAAAGATTCAAAATTGGTGAAAAAAGGTAAAAAATGTGTTTTTTTCACGGAAAATGCTCATCTCAGTACCTGGCAGAGTCGATTGCTCGAACAGGCAAGAAGCAATTTCAGACAGTTGCTTGTTGTGGCAATGAGAAATCCGTATGATTGTTTTCTTGTTAACTCATCTTCTATATGTTCTTACAGTTATGAAATGGTTTCCCAAAGGGCACTTTTTAAGGTTTTGCTCGGAGAGATTAAACCCCTTGGAGAATTACCAGTGGAGGTGTTCAAATGA
- a CDS encoding electron transfer flavoprotein subunit beta/FixA family protein produces MKILVLAKQVPDTDRVKIDPETGTMIREGLDAIMNPLDMHALELALNLKESHQAHITVMSMGPMNCEEVLKDAYALGADRAILLSDPFFAGSDTWATSFTLSEAIKRLNISFDLVLCGEKATDGETGQVGIELAMLLNLPVLTYVSKFIAIEEQSIVAERTTEDAYEVWKVKLPAVLAVLRTVSEPRLPTLSGKKAALGKKVEIYTAKDLGFSQNEVGLRASPTRVVKVYNTKFSRNCFIYSGKDVSKGIKEIVEILKPYKGSAVK; encoded by the coding sequence ATGAAAATACTTGTTCTTGCAAAACAGGTACCGGACACAGATAGGGTAAAGATAGATCCAGAAACTGGAACCATGATTCGTGAGGGATTGGATGCTATTATGAACCCTCTTGACATGCATGCTCTTGAATTAGCATTGAATCTGAAAGAATCCCATCAGGCACATATAACGGTAATGAGCATGGGCCCAATGAATTGCGAGGAAGTTTTGAAAGATGCATACGCTCTTGGAGCAGACAGAGCAATACTTCTGAGCGATCCATTTTTTGCAGGTTCAGATACATGGGCTACCAGCTTTACTTTGTCTGAAGCAATTAAAAGACTGAATATCTCGTTCGATCTTGTTCTTTGCGGCGAAAAAGCCACCGATGGTGAAACAGGTCAGGTTGGGATAGAACTCGCTATGCTCTTGAACCTGCCTGTGTTAACCTATGTATCAAAATTCATAGCAATTGAAGAACAATCAATAGTGGCTGAAAGAACCACAGAAGATGCGTATGAGGTATGGAAGGTAAAACTACCAGCGGTTCTTGCAGTTTTAAGAACTGTAAGCGAGCCAAGACTGCCAACATTATCTGGCAAAAAAGCGGCGCTTGGTAAAAAAGTTGAGATATACACAGCAAAGGATCTCGGCTTTTCTCAGAACGAAGTCGGCCTAAGAGCTTCCCCTACAAGAGTCGTGAAAGTTTATAATACTAAATTTTCAAGAAATTGTTTCATATACTCAGGAAAAGATGTTTCAAAAGGAATAAAAGAAATCGTGGAGATTCTAAAGCCATACAAAGGAAGTGCAGTGAAATGA
- a CDS encoding electron transfer flavoprotein subunit alpha/FixB family protein — translation MICVLNDRTDRTTLELLSKSNQMAEKINSQLMLILCCTKNPDIDILKKYADKIIVLIFEKMERLSPEPLIEYVEKTVREYSPTIILAPATTFGRTIMPALAAKLKTGLTADCTELDVDENGNLLQTRPAIGGNVMATIITPNHRPQMATVRPKVFPILQVKKQKCEIIFKRITETTDKYQLIGFTEKKEAKIEDSEVVISVGKGLRKKENVQIAEKLARLINGAVGATRAVVDAKWISFDHQVGLSGKVVKPKIYIAAGISGAVQHLAGMQTSQIIIAINKDKYAPIFKVADIGIVSDACSTLEQITKYLEDETNE, via the coding sequence ATGATATGTGTGCTCAACGATCGCACTGATCGAACTACCCTGGAATTGCTAAGTAAATCAAACCAAATGGCAGAAAAAATAAATTCTCAGCTGATGCTTATATTGTGTTGCACGAAAAATCCAGATATAGACATTTTAAAAAAATATGCCGATAAAATAATCGTTCTGATTTTCGAAAAAATGGAAAGACTTTCACCTGAACCATTGATAGAGTATGTGGAAAAAACTGTCAGGGAATACAGTCCAACTATAATACTTGCACCAGCTACCACTTTTGGAAGAACTATTATGCCAGCACTCGCAGCTAAACTGAAAACAGGCTTAACGGCAGATTGTACAGAACTCGATGTCGATGAAAATGGAAACCTTTTACAAACAAGGCCAGCGATCGGTGGAAATGTCATGGCGACAATAATCACCCCAAATCACCGGCCTCAAATGGCAACAGTCAGGCCAAAAGTCTTTCCAATCTTACAGGTGAAAAAACAAAAATGCGAGATCATTTTCAAAAGAATTACCGAAACAACCGACAAATATCAATTGATAGGATTTACAGAGAAAAAAGAAGCGAAAATAGAAGATTCAGAGGTAGTAATATCTGTTGGAAAGGGACTCAGGAAAAAAGAAAATGTTCAGATAGCTGAAAAACTTGCCCGATTAATCAATGGAGCAGTTGGCGCAACAAGAGCCGTTGTAGATGCAAAATGGATCTCTTTTGATCACCAGGTTGGATTAAGTGGAAAAGTAGTCAAACCTAAAATCTACATTGCTGCAGGCATATCTGGTGCTGTACAGCACCTTGCCGGGATGCAAACTTCACAAATCATTATCGCTATTAACAAAGATAAATACGCTCCAATCTTCAAGGTGGCAGACATAGGAATAGTTTCAGATGCATGCAGTACCCTTGAACAGATAACTAAATACCTGGAGGATGAAACTAATGAATAG
- a CDS encoding FAD-binding oxidoreductase produces the protein MNSIIEHLRKIVGEENIKTDVEELERYSKDETSGVRPPLPMAVVFANSANEVSEIMKFAYNHKIPVTPRGAGTGLSGGAVAEKNGLILSLEKMNHIIEFDAENMTVTVEPGVITDEIQKLAEEHGLFYAGDPASSESSSIGGNVAENAGGVKVLKYGPTSYHVLGIEVVLPTGEIVHFGGKMMKNVMGYDMIRLFIGSEGTLGIVTKIILRLIPKPKYSAVLLAPFESIDDAVRCVPKVLSQSGILPTSIELMDKYSVQMASRFLNEAIPYQEAGCHLIFEIDSSDRQSLIKLYISLGEKLQQMGAMEVYIADNRHQKMKIWKFRKAIAEGIIAFRPEHCMEDVSVPINAIPRLIQSTYQIARKNNIEVLNFGHVGDGNVHVTFLKPESMNNENWKLSTEKSLEELYQITAQLEGSMTGEHGVGLKRKKYLPIFFRQEEIDLMKKIKKAIDPGNILNPSKLFMS, from the coding sequence ATGAATAGCATTATAGAACATCTCAGGAAAATCGTGGGCGAGGAAAATATTAAGACAGATGTTGAAGAACTCGAAAGATATTCGAAAGATGAGACAAGCGGTGTGAGGCCTCCTTTGCCAATGGCAGTTGTTTTTGCTAACAGTGCAAACGAAGTAAGTGAGATAATGAAATTTGCCTATAATCACAAAATTCCAGTCACACCAAGAGGCGCCGGCACAGGTCTGTCTGGTGGGGCTGTTGCTGAAAAAAATGGACTGATATTATCACTGGAAAAAATGAATCATATAATCGAATTTGACGCAGAAAATATGACTGTCACTGTAGAGCCCGGCGTCATAACAGACGAGATACAGAAGCTCGCTGAAGAACATGGCTTATTTTATGCAGGAGATCCTGCCAGCAGCGAAAGTTCTTCAATAGGTGGGAATGTGGCAGAGAACGCAGGGGGCGTAAAGGTATTAAAGTATGGTCCCACGAGCTATCATGTTCTTGGAATAGAAGTCGTTTTGCCCACAGGAGAAATAGTCCACTTTGGTGGAAAAATGATGAAAAATGTCATGGGATACGATATGATAAGACTCTTCATAGGAAGCGAAGGCACACTTGGAATAGTGACAAAAATAATACTCAGATTGATTCCAAAGCCAAAATATTCCGCTGTACTTCTCGCACCTTTTGAAAGCATTGACGATGCTGTTAGGTGCGTACCGAAAGTACTTTCTCAATCTGGAATCCTCCCTACATCTATAGAGTTGATGGACAAATATTCAGTACAGATGGCTTCCAGATTTCTGAACGAGGCCATACCTTATCAAGAAGCAGGATGTCACCTGATATTCGAGATTGATTCATCTGACAGGCAAAGCTTAATCAAACTGTATATATCACTCGGCGAGAAACTTCAGCAGATGGGAGCAATGGAAGTTTACATAGCAGATAACAGACATCAAAAGATGAAGATATGGAAATTCAGAAAGGCAATAGCTGAGGGAATAATTGCTTTCAGACCAGAACATTGCATGGAAGATGTAAGTGTTCCAATCAATGCCATACCCAGGTTGATCCAATCTACCTATCAGATAGCCAGAAAAAACAACATCGAAGTTTTAAATTTTGGCCATGTTGGCGATGGAAATGTCCATGTGACTTTCCTCAAACCGGAGTCAATGAACAATGAAAACTGGAAGTTGTCAACTGAAAAATCCTTAGAAGAACTCTATCAGATCACGGCGCAGTTAGAAGGAAGTATGACTGGAGAGCACGGTGTTGGACTAAAGAGAAAAAAATACCTGCCCATATTTTTCCGTCAGGAAGAAATAGACTTGATGAAAAAAATCAAAAAAGCGATAGATCCCGGAAACATTTTGAATCCTTCGAAATTATTTATGTCTTGA
- a CDS encoding DMT family transporter, with amino-acid sequence MKDMGRSTSFIYLVITAILWSLGGVLIKLVDWNPIAIAGSRSAIAAIVMLIYLRKPRLTWSIDQLLAAFFYAGVVILFVMANKFTTAANAILLQYSAPVYVALLGSWLLKEKANRYDWLTIGLVFSGMILFFLDELDFGNLLGNIFAILSGISFAFMIVFLRRQKKSSTTESVFLGNIFAALFSLPFMTEPLPSLSGFLGIILLGTVQLGISYILYSIAIKHVTALEAILVPVLEPILNPVWVFIATKETPGKWALLGGTVILCSVTCRYAFPVINKKLKLKT; translated from the coding sequence ATGAAAGATATGGGAAGATCAACATCTTTTATTTATCTGGTAATCACGGCAATATTGTGGAGCCTTGGTGGAGTGTTGATAAAATTAGTTGATTGGAATCCAATTGCGATAGCCGGTTCAAGAAGCGCTATTGCAGCGATTGTTATGCTTATTTATTTGAGAAAACCCAGGTTAACCTGGAGTATTGATCAATTACTTGCAGCTTTTTTCTATGCAGGAGTCGTTATTTTGTTTGTGATGGCAAACAAGTTCACAACAGCAGCAAATGCAATATTGCTTCAATACAGTGCCCCCGTTTATGTTGCTTTGCTTGGTTCATGGCTTTTAAAGGAGAAAGCAAACAGATATGATTGGCTGACAATTGGTTTGGTTTTCTCTGGTATGATCCTTTTCTTTCTGGATGAGCTTGATTTCGGAAATTTGCTTGGCAATATATTTGCAATTTTGAGCGGGATTTCTTTTGCTTTCATGATTGTTTTTTTAAGAAGACAAAAGAAATCTTCAACGACAGAATCGGTTTTTCTTGGTAATATTTTTGCAGCATTGTTTTCGCTTCCTTTTATGACAGAACCATTGCCTTCCCTATCAGGGTTCTTGGGAATAATACTTCTTGGAACTGTTCAGCTTGGGATATCTTACATACTGTACTCAATTGCAATAAAACATGTAACTGCACTTGAAGCCATACTTGTTCCTGTTCTGGAGCCAATTTTAAATCCCGTCTGGGTTTTCATTGCCACAAAAGAAACGCCCGGAAAATGGGCCCTTCTGGGAGGAACGGTAATACTTTGTTCGGTAACGTGCAGGTATGCTTTTCCGGTCATAAACAAAAAACTCAAACTCAAGACATAA
- a CDS encoding sugar phosphate isomerase/epimerase family protein — MYPWHSRFHMGLIHFMAYPDAKTEEEILSTVKKVLIDEFFQAIEISALVEKPVLEKIAKMCEIAKVELLIAAQPLILAKGLNLNSLKEENRKKAVEEIKNSIDKAYLTKAKAVALLSGKMVKEDQLEAAKKQLVKSLRELCQYSQQLSEQFNHSVGINLEIFDWSIDKKALIGPAPVAFEIASYVRSYHQNFGLTIDLSHQPLVFEDSFYTIQLLSPFITHVHIGNAVLKKDHPAYGDLHPRFGIDHGANDVEQLTYFLKSLEKTGYFDKKTATEKPVISFEVKPLPGEDPDLVVANAKRIFLSAYGNLLK; from the coding sequence ATGTACCCCTGGCACAGCAGATTTCACATGGGACTAATACATTTTATGGCTTATCCGGATGCGAAAACTGAAGAAGAGATATTGTCAACTGTGAAAAAAGTCCTGATAGACGAATTTTTTCAAGCTATTGAGATAAGTGCTCTGGTGGAAAAGCCAGTACTTGAAAAAATCGCGAAGATGTGTGAAATTGCAAAAGTGGAACTGTTGATTGCTGCTCAGCCACTGATTTTAGCAAAAGGATTAAATTTAAACTCTTTAAAAGAGGAAAATAGAAAGAAAGCCGTTGAGGAAATCAAAAACTCCATAGACAAAGCTTATCTAACAAAAGCAAAAGCCGTGGCACTGTTAAGTGGAAAAATGGTGAAGGAAGATCAACTTGAAGCGGCAAAAAAACAGCTTGTAAAATCTTTAAGAGAGCTCTGTCAATATTCACAGCAATTGAGCGAACAGTTTAACCACTCTGTCGGGATAAATCTGGAGATCTTTGACTGGTCAATAGACAAAAAAGCGCTGATCGGTCCGGCGCCTGTGGCCTTCGAGATAGCTTCATATGTAAGAAGCTATCATCAGAACTTTGGTTTAACTATTGATCTTTCTCACCAACCACTGGTGTTCGAAGATTCTTTTTACACAATACAATTACTCTCGCCATTTATCACGCATGTTCATATAGGAAACGCTGTTCTCAAAAAAGACCATCCTGCATACGGCGATCTCCACCCGAGATTTGGAATAGATCATGGAGCTAACGACGTTGAGCAATTAACTTACTTTCTAAAATCATTAGAAAAAACTGGTTACTTTGACAAAAAAACAGCCACAGAAAAACCCGTAATTTCCTTTGAGGTCAAACCACTTCCTGGTGAAGATCCCGATCTTGTTGTGGCAAACGCAAAAAGAATATTTTTATCTGCTTATGGAAATCTGTTAAAGTAA
- the gyaR gene encoding glyoxylate reductase has product MKKPKVFVTAQIPDEGLKMISQHCEMQIGNYDGVLPKDVLIDKVKGVDGILCLLADVIDKDVMEAAGKQLKVIANYAVGYNNIDIEEATKRGIMVTNTPGVLTETTADLAWALMMSIARRIVESDKFVREGKFNGWQPMLMLGTDIYGATLGVVGFGRIGQAVARRASGFNMRVLYYSRKRAPEDVEKQLNASFVDLSTLLRESDFVTLHLPLTKETYHLIGEEELRMMKKEAYLINTARGPVIDEKALVKALKNKWIRGAALDVFEKEPQIEPELLELDNVILTPHIGSASYTTRTKMSVMAAENLVKALYGEIPPNLVNTEVLKK; this is encoded by the coding sequence TTGAAAAAACCAAAAGTTTTTGTAACAGCACAAATACCAGATGAAGGCTTAAAAATGATTTCCCAACACTGTGAAATGCAGATCGGTAACTACGACGGAGTTTTGCCAAAAGATGTTCTTATCGACAAAGTAAAGGGAGTGGATGGTATTCTCTGCCTCCTGGCAGATGTAATTGACAAAGATGTGATGGAAGCAGCAGGAAAACAGTTAAAGGTTATAGCAAACTACGCTGTCGGTTATAACAATATCGACATTGAAGAAGCAACAAAAAGAGGAATCATGGTAACAAATACACCGGGTGTCCTGACAGAAACAACAGCTGACCTTGCCTGGGCATTGATGATGTCAATTGCTCGAAGAATAGTTGAATCAGACAAATTTGTCAGAGAAGGAAAATTTAATGGTTGGCAGCCAATGCTTATGCTTGGGACAGATATCTATGGTGCAACCCTTGGAGTTGTCGGTTTTGGCAGAATAGGCCAGGCTGTAGCAAGGCGTGCATCAGGTTTCAACATGAGAGTTCTGTATTACAGCAGGAAAAGAGCTCCTGAAGATGTTGAAAAGCAATTGAACGCTTCTTTTGTAGATCTTTCCACACTGCTGAGAGAATCAGATTTCGTGACATTGCATTTGCCACTAACAAAAGAAACATATCACTTAATTGGAGAGGAAGAACTCCGGATGATGAAAAAGGAAGCTTATCTGATAAACACCGCTCGCGGACCAGTAATTGATGAAAAAGCTCTTGTTAAAGCTTTGAAGAATAAATGGATCAGGGGTGCTGCGCTTGATGTTTTCGAGAAAGAGCCACAAATTGAACCAGAGTTACTTGAACTGGATAATGTGATCCTCACGCCACATATTGGATCAGCATCTTATACAACGAGAACAAAAATGTCTGTCATGGCAGCTGAAAATCTTGTTAAAGCACTTTATGGAGAAATTCCACCTAATCTTGTGAATACAGAGGTGTTGAAAAAATAA
- the phoU gene encoding phosphate signaling complex protein PhoU has translation MTGRTIHYEKEMLFLNEKLAEFITGVENLFEKTLYAIQSGDEHVIKQIENMDDYFDSLDLKIQTTAFDIIGKYQPLADDLRFVVAMIGLSVDLERIADECVNIAQLSRHTQRGVEGFTAWKTLNEMIKIILTMFKEIVEAVQHKDLDLAIKVWKKDDQVDFLHNRGHENLIDFACKETSPRMMRLYLEEAFLIRHLERIADHLTNISEKLYFMETGKQLKEVLRKEKG, from the coding sequence ATGACAGGTAGAACTATACATTATGAGAAGGAAATGCTTTTTTTAAATGAGAAACTTGCTGAGTTTATAACAGGTGTTGAAAATCTATTTGAAAAGACCCTTTATGCTATTCAATCTGGTGATGAGCATGTTATCAAGCAAATAGAAAATATGGATGATTACTTTGATTCACTCGATCTTAAAATTCAAACAACTGCATTCGATATAATCGGGAAATATCAGCCTCTTGCCGATGATTTGAGGTTTGTTGTTGCAATGATAGGTCTTTCAGTGGATCTTGAGAGGATTGCCGATGAATGTGTAAATATCGCACAGCTAAGCAGGCATACCCAGAGGGGCGTCGAAGGTTTCACAGCGTGGAAGACATTGAATGAGATGATAAAAATCATATTGACAATGTTCAAAGAGATAGTCGAGGCTGTTCAGCATAAAGATCTCGATCTTGCGATAAAAGTGTGGAAAAAAGATGATCAGGTTGATTTTCTTCATAACAGGGGTCACGAGAATCTCATTGATTTTGCATGTAAAGAAACAAGCCCAAGAATGATGAGATTGTACCTGGAGGAAGCCTTTTTAATCAGGCATTTGGAGAGAATAGCAGATCATCTAACAAATATTTCAGAAAAACTTTATTTCATGGAGACAGGCAAGCAACTTAAAGAGGTCCTCAGAAAAGAAAAAGGGTGA
- the pstB gene encoding phosphate ABC transporter ATP-binding protein PstB codes for MDEIIFEIKDLCAYYDTHRVLDHINVQIKSKRITAIMGPSGCGKSTFLRCLNRLNDLVDGFSMVGQIFYRGQDIYQIKDLTQYRRKVTMVFQRPNPFPMSVFDNVAYGLRLMGIKDRYLIREKVENALKRAALWDEVEDKLKKPAVQLSGGQQQRLCIARALAVEPEVILLDEPTSALDPIATTKIERLLETIAEEYTVVIVTHSMGQALRISDEVMFLYQGRLVEYGVTSQIVKTPTHEMTRQFLTGKIG; via the coding sequence ATGGATGAAATTATTTTTGAGATAAAGGATCTTTGCGCATATTACGATACCCACAGAGTTCTTGATCATATCAATGTGCAGATAAAATCTAAAAGGATAACTGCGATTATGGGCCCGTCTGGTTGTGGAAAAAGTACATTCTTAAGGTGCTTGAACAGATTAAATGATCTTGTTGATGGATTTTCAATGGTCGGTCAGATTTTTTACAGAGGACAGGATATATACCAGATCAAAGATCTAACACAGTATCGCCGAAAAGTGACCATGGTTTTTCAGAGGCCTAACCCTTTTCCAATGTCGGTATTTGACAATGTTGCATATGGGCTCAGGTTAATGGGCATAAAGGATCGTTATTTGATAAGGGAAAAGGTGGAAAATGCTTTGAAACGAGCCGCTCTCTGGGATGAAGTTGAAGATAAATTAAAAAAACCCGCAGTCCAGCTTTCGGGGGGCCAGCAGCAAAGACTTTGCATAGCAAGAGCACTTGCTGTTGAACCAGAGGTGATACTTCTGGATGAACCAACATCGGCACTTGATCCCATTGCAACAACTAAGATTGAAAGACTTCTCGAAACTATAGCAGAGGAATACACGGTGGTAATTGTAACGCATAGTATGGGGCAGGCCCTTAGGATAAGTGATGAAGTGATGTTTTTATATCAGGGTCGTCTGGTAGAATACGGTGTGACATCACAGATTGTTAAAACTCCAACTCATGAAATGACGCGGCAATTTTTAACTGGTAAGATAGGTTGA